The following DNA comes from Neovison vison isolate M4711 chromosome 13, ASM_NN_V1, whole genome shotgun sequence.
TACATCTATCCATATATAAACATGGTTAATTATATAAATTGATTTTTGACTATCAAACCAGCCTTTCATACCTGGAACAATACAAGTTAGATTCATTTTGCTAATATTATACTAAGgattattattttcatgtttacaggtgaaattaattttattataaccTCATTATTGTGTTTTGGAACTAAAGACAAGTTTGTGGCATAAAAAGGCTTAaacttgttttccatttttcacaGGTACTTTCTTCCTTATGTGTTTGAAGAATTCACtaatgtgaattttctttttaggaattattttaagaatagatttaatatttttaatagatcTCAGCTTAGTGCCTTGAATAGTTtgaataaaatgggaaattttattcaaataattgAACTTTTTGTATAATTGAATTGACCATTGTTGTAAGTGGAGATTCAGGAGGTAGTGTGAGATTCACCACATGCCTTTTCCCTACCCTAGTAGTAATAGAATCCCAAGTGGAGATGGAGCAGAGACCAATTGCTGATCTGCACCCATGTCTGTAGATTGGTAGGAATGAAGAATAAATACTTATTGTGTTAAGAGAGTGAGGTTTAAGGGATGAAAATCATTTCATTATAAACTGAACAATACTGTCAACTTGggttagaattatttttattattgaattataacATACACTATTATGATGGTTTCAGGTTTACAATATAATAGTTCTATAATtgtatgcattactcagtgctcataagTATTTGTGTGCTCTTAGTCCTCTCtatctatttcacccaccccccacccatcctCCCTCTGGAAATCacctgttttctgtatttaaaagcctgatttttattgtttgtttgttttttttcctttgttttgttttttaaattccacatatgagtgaaatgcgGTATTGGTCTTTGTCTGACTCCCTTCACTTAcaattataccctctagatccatccatctGGTTGCATATGACAAGCTCTCATTCTATTTTAtcgctaatattccattgtgtgtgtgtgtgtgagacacacacacacacacacacatcttcattatccattcatctatgggaTGGACATAtttaggttgcttctgtatcttggctgttgtaaataatgctgcagtaagtatatgggtgcatatatatttttaaattagtgataCTCTTCTTTGAGTAACCTGAAAAGACCCTGAGTCACCAAAGCaattttgggagagaaatgcAAAGCTGGACATATCACaaccccagatttcaagatataccacaaaggtatagtaaccaaaacagtataggatttgcacaaaaatagacacatacaacaatggaacagaatagagtccagaaataaacccacacatttctggtcaattaatcttggacaaaggagggaagaatatccaatgggaaaaaccATCTTtgcaacaaatggtactggaaaaACTGAACAgctccatgcaaaagaatgaaattggaccactttctcacaccatacacaaaaaataaatggactaaagacctaaatgtgagacctgaaaccataaaaatctcagaagagaacacaggctgtaatttctctgacactggctatagcaacatttttctagatatgtctccaaaggcaaggaaaacaagagcaaaattaaactattaggactacatcaaaacaaaaagtttttgtacagtgaaggaaactatcaacaaaacaaaaaggcaagctacacaacaggagaagatatttttgaatgatatatctgataaggggttgatatccaaaatacataaagaacttataacacaatccaaaaccaaaaaaagtaaaaaaataacaaatagcatggaggacaaggggcgttagagaggagtagggaatttgggtaaattggaaggggaggtgaaccatgagagactgtggactctgaaaaacaatctgaggggtttgaagtggcgggggtgtgggaggttggggtaccaggtggtgggtattatagagggcacggcttgcatggagcactgggtgtggtgaaaaaataatgaataatgtttttctgaaaataaataaattgaaaaaaaaataatcccattaaaaatggggagaggaccatttttttcaaaaacaatatacagatggccagcagtgacatgaaaaaatgctcaatcactcatcattggggaaatgcagatcagtaccacaatgaggtatcacctcacacctatcagaatggctaaattcaaaagacacaaaataactTGTGTTGATGaagatatagagaaaaaggagccctcacgcactgttggtgggaatgcagattgtATAGTGACtggagagaacagtgtggagtttcctcaaaaaattaaaatagaattaccatgtgacacaataattccactactgagtaagaatttttgtttcaaatctgaggtttcatattttattaaataagagCATTAAATATTGGGTTTGAGATTTAAATGTATAAGTCATTGGATAGGTTTCTCAGAGAGTTTAATGTTGAAATGAAAGCagtctggggcacttgggtggctcagtgggttaagcctctgccttcagctcaggtcatgatctcagagtcctggaatcgagtcctgcatcaggctctctgctaagtggggagcctgcttcccttcctctctctctctctctctctgcctgcctctctgcctacttgtgatctgtgtctttcaaataaataaatatttttaaaaaataaaatttaagttaaaagaaaagaaatgaaagcagtcTTTGAAAAGGATAAGGAAAGAAGCAATTTAAAATTGCTTATATATGGTGAAGaatttgagtatttatttatatacagagAAGCAATCCTTCTTTCTAATATTTctgtttgctttaatttttagGGAAATTTATAATTAGATACCTATTTTCATTTATCCTATAGAATTTAGTTATGTctcttctttatgttttctcACAATGCTGATTTTAACCTAATTTTTATCTTCTCCTCCTACTATAAAATATTGAATGGTTTTCTAAATTCCCAAGCATCACTTTTTCCATATATCACTTATTGTTTATCAGTGGGAGATTTCTAGAAGCATCTGAGAGCCTCTTTAACCTCTAGtgaaaactaaactaaactggATTGCGTCATTATGATTGCCTCAGTTTTGCTGAATTTTGACCTTCAAATTCTTCCTCTgttggtattatttttattaaagtactAAGAATTTAAATATAGACTTTTCTGATTCCATAGTCCTTATCAATAGATGAAATCACATGATTATAGTTGTTTGTGTTGTGACTATACATGTCATAACATAGGTGTGTTTTTGTGTGCCTAGGTGTTTTGATGTGTCTATTTTTTGATTAAATATTGTTTCTGTGACAACTCTCGAAGTGTTTCCTACTTCTCAATGAAAAATTTACAAACTATCTTTCCAAGTATGAAGAAAGCAAACAGCTCTGAAATATCTCTTCCTTAAACTTTACCACACTGATCATAGAACATATAAAAACCTTCAtttatcaaatacatttttattgaatctctgttttattttaggcattttaaaaagctttggGATGTAAaggtaaaaaagacaaaacttcaGTCTTCAATGAATTTACCTATCATTCTTGGCTTTGTTCTGTCACACAAATTAGTTGCTGAAATTGCTTCTATAGttcacttactttaaaaaatagtagaaatacggcacctgggtggcacagccagttaagcctctgactcttggtttcagctctgatgatgatctcaggatcctgaggttgagccctgcaGTAGCTTCTGCAcctagtgggaagtctgcttgagattctctctcctgctcccactgctcctcccacTAGTGCTCACTcaagtgaaagaaataaatgtttaaaaatgtaaaaaaaattaaaagctataaagataaaaaatgctGTATTGTCCATTTATATTTTGTgtctatttagtttttaaatgacaATTCAATTTTCCTATCtttgattataaaattttaataaggagTTCAAAATCCCATGAAGTAGTCTTAATATAATTCTGAAAATAACAAATACTAGTGAAGGCATTTTTTTGTGATGATGGTGATCATATTATAAAGTGTGcccaaatggataaagatgaaaaTGTCATGGCTCATTTCTGAGTACTTTCTAGCATCCTCCCTAAACTGGATATGGTAGATCATACTGTTGTTTCATTAAGGGAAATCAACCGGTTTAAATGTTCACCATATGTATCTTTctgtcattgaaaaaaaatttaatgaataaataattgtgAAGTCCTCTTATGAGTTAAGTACCAGACTAAACCTATTCCCATCTGTTGCCCTTTTTAGCTCTCACCAGGGCACTGAGAGGTAAACATCATTCTGTGTATGTTACAGCTAAGGAAAGTAGGGTTGCAATAATTTAAATGACTTGTCTAAGATTCACTTGATTTGTAATTCAAAGAAAGTTAGTTGAACCCGCACTATTAGGCAATTGCTCTCTGAATTGCACTACTGTATGGTAGTTGTGATGAATGATGAAGCCAACTAATATATCCCATTAGTTTGTTGTTACACAgttatataaaatgaatttacTCTAATTCATCTGATAATTCTCTAAATACTTTGTGAGTGTAATAAACATATACATTCCTTACTCAGTTCATTACAGACATCTGGTTAGATTGTGAAAGTTGAGGAGACAATAAAACTAGAGACAAGATGGAGATAAAAGTGAGAGTTTGGAAGGGGTGGTTTGTACCAGTGTGTGgcataaaactaaatgaaaagaatggGTGGAATAAGGTTTGATCAGATGAGTGGGTAGAATGGAAGAATACAACTGATAAATAGCAAACAGAtgcttcagagaagaaaaaggaggcagaagacagaataatTCAGTATGAAAGAAGTTTTTATGAGTTTCATTATAGTGCTATTAATAGGAGTATTAGGATTTAATGGAAGAAAACTGAACAATTAGCTTTGTAACTCATTAGTgtaaaagtaattattttgatCTCAGATTCTCTGCTCTCAAAATATCACTTCAACTGCTTATGTCTCCTGCTTTTTCCAAGTAAGTCCACTTCTGTCCCACAGTTTCTGCATGGCTGACTTGACCTCTTTATTTCGAAGTGTATAGATGAGGGGATTCAGCATGGGGGTAATAACGTTGTAGAGTACAGACACCATCTTGTCCACAGAAAATGTGGAGAAGGGACGAGCATAGATGAAAATACAGGGTCCAAAGAAGAGTGTTACCACCATAAGGTGGGAGCCACAGGTGGAGAGTGCCTTTCGCCTTCCCTCCTTGGAGCGAATCTTGACCAAAATAGTGGAATAGGAAGAAACCAACACCACAAAGGAGCTGGTAGAAATCAGCCCACTGTTAGATACCATTAGCAATTCAATGACAAATGTGTCTGCACAAGCAAGTTTGATGACAGGGGGAACATCACAAAAGAAGTTGTCCACCTGGTTTGGTCCACAGAAAGGTAGACGGATAGTGAGAATGGTCTGAACAGTAGAGTGCACAAACCCTCCCATCCAGGAGGCAGCTACCAACACACAGCATAATCCTCGACTCATGATAGTGGTATAGTGTAGGGGGCGACAAATCGCAACATAGCGATCATAAGCCATCACTGTGAGCAGGAACATCTCAGCTGCCCCTACAAAATGCAGAAAGAAGAGCTGCACGATGCATTGGTCATAGGGAATGAGTTTGTCTTTATCAAGAAAGTCAGCCAGAAGCTTAGGGGTAGTTACTGTTGAATAACACAAGTCCAGGAAAGAGAGGTTGCCAAGAAGGAAATACATGGGTGATGAATTCAGATAGTTATCAGAAGCTACTGTGACCATGATGAGGACATTCCCTATCCAAGTGGAcacatagaagaaaagaaatagtacaAATAACCCTGTCTCAATAGATGGGATCTGTGAGAAGCCTGCCAGAACAAAGTCTCTCACCACCTCTGTTTGGTTTTCATCCATTTGACCTGGCTCCTTgatcaaagaaattaaacaagGGGCATTAGTAACATTGGAAGTGATATTTCATACAAAATGCAAGAATCTTCCCATTTCAAAGGAAATGTTTCTCTTGAGGATATATATCCTTGTTCAttagttgaaaaaaattattttctcctcaGTTGATACTGATATATTCAGTAAATTCTAAAGTTCCTTTAACTTGATGCATCTCTATTTTCCATcaatcagtattttctttttctcttcatttttacatTGAGTCTCAAGACTTAAGTTATATTTCCCTGGGATActagttttttttcccattcatttttaaaaattaatatataatgtattattagccccagggctacaggtctgtgaatcaccaggtttacacacttcacagcactctccatagcacataccttccccaatgtccataaccccaccaccctctcccaacccgccccccaccagcaaccctcagtttgttttgtgagattaagagtctcttatggtttgtctccctccggatcccatcttgtttcatttattcttttcctactccccaaatccTCACCTTGCATGAGATACtaggtttttaataaaaatcttcaggaaccatgagagactatggactctgaaaaacaatctgaggggtttgaagtggcggggggggtgggaggttggggtaccaggtggtgggtattatagagggcacggcttgcatggagcactgggtgtggtaaaaaaaaatgaataatgtttttttctgaaaataaataaattgaaaaaaaaaaacaaaaaaaaatgggcagaagatatggacagacacttctccaatgaagacatacaaatggcctcAAAGGTAGAATTTAAGATTCTGTGGAATAGTCATTAGAATCTGTAGAAGTTTTCCTTAGGATGGGAAATTGCCTTTTGTAGATGATTAGGCTGCTATAGTAACCCTGTGCCCTTTTCTATCACCATAACTCTTGTAGGGTTCTCCCCTTTGCACATGGTTGGAGGAAGGATCACATTCCACTTTGAGCTTATTGCTAGTTCAATAGGTTCAATAGTGCTAGTTGCTAAGGTTCCCAAATGTCTGCCCATCTGGAATACATTTCTGTCTGGCTTATTGTGTATAATACGTTTCTCATCTTTAGTACCAGCTATGGACATATGGACACATTATGTTAATGATAAAAGCAGAATGATAAAAGGCTTATTTATGCATTCAGGTGACTCCCTTTTTAAATCCTATTAAATTgagtaaaaagaaattatttctctgAGATAAAAGAATTAGcattccataatacccaccaccaggctcacccaacctccctacccctcccctccaaaaccctcagtttgtttagggcacttattgcatggagcactgagtgtggtgcataaacaatgaattctggaacaccgaaaagaaatttaaaaagaaaaataaaaatttaaaaaaagaattagcattCCAGGGATTGTATATGTGATTGTATTTTTATGCATTCATATAAGTAGTGGCTAGAAGGTTTTTCTGTATGAGATGAAAGAGGTGATAGTCCCATGAGGAACTGGGGGCTCATGATAGCTGCTGTTGACTCAAATTCTACAGTTCTGTAGTGCACAGAGCAGTATTTTGAGCAATTAAGAGATATTGTAATTTAAAGTTTTGATATTGGTAAATTTTCTTTATCTCATCATAGTTAATGCCTCCTCTATAAActgaatatatttaagaaattcaacaagaataaaagttttaaaaaataaaattaattttaaactatatatatttcattttacataaaataataacatttatgtATGTCAATAGAAATGtgctaacaattgtaaataataagagataatatgaagaaaaattccaaaatggaaatattattttgttaaaatgttgTTTGCAAAAAGATTCATTAacctgagaaaatgaaaatgtaataaagGGAAAAAGATACCAAATTTACTAAAAGATACTACatttaaaatatgacaaaatcTTTATACCCAGTAAAGCTAGATTAAAGGTCAGGGCAACAATCTTCATAAATGTTGACTTCTACAattgggattttgtttttatttactaataACTTCAAATTTGCTATAGTGAACTCTTATACTTATGATAAATACCTGAACTTTCTGTGACATTGTGTGGTTATGCATATCCACAGGTCCTAGgactattttacttttatatgaaaaatttgaTATTTGAAATCTGCTCTTTTTCTGCAACTTAGTTATTACTTTACAGTTACTAAATTTCAGCTAAAAATTCCCCTTAATTATAATCCATGTagctttttttttactttcagtagTGATTGTTGTTTATGTGAACACCAAACCTTAAATTTATGGAAAAGCAAGTTTTCAATAATGGATTTGGTTTGCAAGAAGTATTTTTACTGTTTaagttttaatgtttaaattttttttctgattacaaaaatAATCATTGCTTTCTGGTAAAATTTAGAAACATGAAAAACATGAAGAAAGCAGTCATCcaacaccaaaacagagacactGTTAACCTTAACTAgtcatatgttcttttttttttttccaatttatttattttcagaaaaacattattcattatttttttcaccacacccagtgctccatgcaagccgtgccctctataatacccaccacctggtacccctacctcccaaccccccgctaGTCATATGTTCTTAAAACTGTTgttatggagcactgggtgtggtgaaaaaataatgaatactgtttttctgaaaataaataaattgaaaaacaaacaaaaaacaaaaacaaacaagcaaacaaaaactgtTGTTAAATGCATCACTTAATTTATATAATTGACAATGCTGTTATATATACAttgtgatatattattattacataataataatattatataatattattacatAATTACCATTAAATAGTATGGATGAGATGAGAGAAACGTGAAAAAAGACTTTCAGTATAATGGATCTTCAGTCCAATTACACACCTGTCTATAAAGTATAGATTTTTAGGTCTTGCAGTCACACAGGTCTTGCATGCTAACAAAGCAGAGCCATCCTAGACACTGGAGAACCAAGACTATAAATAAATTTGATGGAACCCCTTGGTTGTACTGGCCATTGTTAGGAAATTTTGATGTTTAGGGATTTAGAGATTCAAATATTTGCAGTCAGATCACAAgggaatcattaaaaaatataatcacaaCCTTTTGCCAGAAATTATGGAACacagaaatgtgtgtgtttgGAGGTCATAGTTGGATGTGAGGGTAAAGGACAATGTACAGGAgagaggataaaaaagaaaaaagataatagttGAAATAATGTCAATTGTGTTATATTGGGAATTACATGTTGCCTATGCTGAAGCATTCCATTTGACAAGAAGGATAATGAAACATTAAGCAAATATTGGCTTGTAGGTACCTTGCTGAAAACAATACACCTTTGCTTTCGTGACGTTCTCCATATGGAGCACATTCTCTAATCAGAATTTTtgacttcagattttatttttccaaattacaAGAATATGTAAGCAAAAATCTCCCCTTTCACTGCCACCTCTATACCACTGTGTGGggtgaggaaaagaaggagagagaagagattcATGCATATGCTTCCATGTTATATATGTAGCTCTAACTCCTTTTCAGCTGAtacatgatatttttaaaacatggtatGCTATAATAAAGTACTCTCTTGATAGTGTGTAGATAATCTATTTATTATTCTTATAAATAGTGTTACATTAAACAatgttgaattttgaattttgttcatAGTTCTTtagacatttattatttataagggATAGAGgcctgaaaataaatttctgagacAGATGTTGACAGAATTTTTCTCCTAAAGTAGCTATGCTACCTTATGCGCCCATGAATAATATACATGGCACtaacttcacactgttttccacactggATAATATCAGCCattattgttatttaattttaattttccaagtGTGTTGGGAAAAATAATACCTTGTTatcttaatttgcatttgcctTATCAGCAGTGTGAAGGgacatttttcaagatttttattagTTACATATTCTGAAGATTTCATGTTCATCTTGTCACTTTACATActgagtatatttttatttgtaatatacaGAAGTTTTCTAGATTTCGGATATTGCATGATGCCaatgtttgaaatatttacttttaGTTCAAATCTACAATCAGTTGAATTTT
Coding sequences within:
- the LOC122893412 gene encoding olfactory receptor 4Q2 codes for the protein MDENQTEVVRDFVLAGFSQIPSIETGLFVLFLFFYVSTWIGNVLIMVTVASDNYLNSSPMYFLLGNLSFLDLCYSTVTTPKLLADFLDKDKLIPYDQCIVQLFFLHFVGAAEMFLLTVMAYDRYVAICRPLHYTTIMSRGLCCVLVAASWMGGFVHSTVQTILTIRLPFCGPNQVDNFFCDVPPVIKLACADTFVIELLMVSNSGLISTSSFVVLVSSYSTILVKIRSKEGRRKALSTCGSHLMVVTLFFGPCIFIYARPFSTFSVDKMVSVLYNVITPMLNPLIYTLRNKEVKSAMQKLWDRSGLTWKKQET